The genome window TTAGGCCATAATCCTATTTCTTGGCAATCTAAGAAACAGAACTCAGTCTCCAGGAGTTCAACCGAAGCAGAATACAGAGCATTAGCTCATACAGCAGCAGACTTGGCATGGATCAGACAAGTTTTGCTTGATTTGAAAGTGTTTCTACCTCAGCCTCCTACTATACATTGTGACAACCTTTCTGCTCTAGCATTGAGTTCTAATCCTGTGTATCACTCACGGATCAAACATCTTGATATAGACTTTCATTTTGTTAGAGAAAGAGTACAAAGAAGAGATCTCTCCATGCAGTATATTCCAACAGATGAACAGGTTGCAGACATATTTACAAAAGGGTTACACAGTCCACTCTTCACAAAGCATTGTGGTAATTTACGGCTTGGGAACCCCGCTGGATTTGAGGGGGAATGATAGATGAACACATCAGCTTAGTATTGTTAGAATACCCACGTGCTATTCACGTGTTAGTCTGTTAAGCATGGCTGTTAGTTACAATTGTATATAAGCTGAACTGTGCATTGTAATATTCATTCAGTGAATAATCATACAGAAAATCTCAAGTAtattctctctgtttttcaatcttcttcttcctttatttttccaaatacCTCTTCTGTTATCAAATAGGGGATTAATAAGATCAGATCTTAGAGCCAGCCCCTTGGATAGGGTTCCAAACAGAACAAAATTCCCTTTTGGGGTATTCCGAAGGTGTAACCTAGGCAACGAAATAGGAGCCCGATACTTCAACTAGAGTTTGAACGAATCACTTAGATACAAGCTTGGAACCTCAGTGAGTTTGAACGAATCACTTAGATACAATTCTCTCATATTCCACATTTATGAAAAATCtggaattgttttcaattCTGGGCAGCCATTTGCTTTCAGAGCATACAAATTGGTTGGTAAATTTGGGATTGCAAGAAGTTTTCTGCATGCATTTAAAGACAAGACCTTGAGCTTTGAAAGACCAGCGAGGCTTGGCAGGCTACAAAAGTCATTGCCTCCAAGAAGCAGATCTTCTAAGGAAATTAAGCTACATAGATCTTTCGGGATTGCATCCTCAGTTAACCGCCAGCAGCCTGCAAGACATAACTCTATTAAAGAGTTTAAGCCATGTAACGAAAGGGGTAAAAGATGGGGGGTGGGTTGCAGGTTGGGTTGGGATCTGGGTTTTGAGGGGGGGAATGGGTTGCGAGAGAGAgggatttggatttttattttttatttttaagtttatttattattttaatttaattattattttcactttctttacttttttctttaatttttaaaatttaaaatattttaattaaaatggaCGGTTTTAGCCTTCAAATTAACAGTCAAATTGGAAGGACTCAATTGGAACGGATGAGAGAGTTggatgacctaattgccccaaaaaaaagttcGAGGACCCAATTGCAACAGGGGGCCAAATTCAGGGATCTTTATAGTAGATAatccttattattattattattgcaGGGGAACCTTAGAACAATATTCGAGGAAGTTACAAGTGGTAACAAAAACTGTCCTTGTGGCCATGGCGAGGTCATTGAATTTGGATGATAATTGCTTTTGGGAGCAGTATggagaaaaagggaaaatggaTGTGAGGTTTAACTTATATCCTCCCTGTTCAAGGCCTGATGTTGTCCTAGGTCTCAAACCACATGCAGATGGAACAATAATCACCCTTCTCTTGCAAGACAAACAAGTCGAAGGCCTTCAGTTTCTTAAAGATGATCAGTGGTTTAGAGCTCCCATTGTTCCTGAGGCGCTTCTCATTAATGTCGGTGATCTGGCAGAGGTAAATCAAGTGTTCTCTCTCAACCTGTTCAATTATTGGTTTTAAGTAACTTTTAAAGCAAGGCCTGAAGAAGAGTAGTAAAGCTTAATTGAAATTTGGTGAGTAATTGAAATTGTACCCTTTTGGCCAACGGGCTCTAGCCGAGTGAAAAAGGACATTGGACTTGCAAACTAGTGGTTTCAGGTTCGAACCCTCATGACAGCTTTATAGTGTGTCTGATATAGAGCCCCTCCCCAAtatcatttgtataaaaaataaaaataaaaatgttccCTTTTGTATGTCATTGTTGTTAGGACTAAAACCAACTCATCAAATATGCCTTTTAATGATTTGAATGAGACCCTTTGAGCGAATTTTAACAATCTAATGCAGTTGGTTTGGCTTACAGAAGCTTGATTGTTGGTTTCCTTGTGATACACAGATATTGAGCAATGGAATATTCAAGAGCCCTGTACACAGGGTATTGACAAATCCAGACAAGGAGAGGATTTCTTTGGCTGCTTTCTGCTTGCCTGAATTAGATAAAGAGACTGAACCCTTTGAAAGCCTGGTCAATGAGTCAACGCCAAAATTGTACAAGAAGGTGAAAAATTATGATCGCATATTTTTCGACTACTACCAGCAGGGGAGGAGACCAATTGAAGCatcaaaaatttaaacttaccatttatttctctctcttaaccttgtatatatatatatatttatgggGTGGATCTTGGCACTCCATTTGTTAcgttttctttctgtttgaGGTAATTAACTTTTGATTGTCAAatctacctttttttttaattttttattttttaataaatgcTTATTTATTAGAGATTGATAATCTGTTTCCAAGTGATTGGCACATCTTTGgttctgtttcttcttctgaGCCAGTAGAGATAGATAGTGATCAAATCTGGCTGCAGACAGTGAATGGTtttgaaatcaagaaaataacttattttaaCAGCCCCTATAACATTATGTCTTTTAAGTCAAGTTTTTTCAGTTAATGTAATGTGGGAGAGGATATTCGAAATCTCTTTTAAcattagaaataaataaatgcaaaCCACTACACGAAAATTTGAGAGTGATGCAAATATGCGACTCTTGCACCTTTTGAGTGATGCAAATGTGCATCTTTTTGCACCTTCAATCAGATGATTCGATGTCTCAATCTTTCTGACTTGCtcttgtttgtgcaaataatttcgcgggagaatattcacttctagatccttcaatctttgatcttccttctctctcttcctcgattcctgtaaaaaagattggaataaatagaccacacccggggggtgttggccaaaggccctccgatgcctaagtcagttcgAGTGTTtataggaaaacaatagctaagcaaagggtacggagttgtatgtatggtgtgaaccgggcggccggagccgtgtgtggtggccggagccgtgtggagaaaatatggagagtggagagggagaaagagctttgggtatttttctcgggtattaggagtaggttttttgaagtaccttgaatgatgaatgaggttgtctatttataggagcctcggagctagggtttcgtagggatcgagtcggacttgataatatccgaattaatgatattatctcttaagaagataatatctgaattaaatgatattatcttctctttattaggataatatctgaattaatgatattatctctttaaataaagataatatcatattaattaagatatttatctcaattaattaattagccagataaactggtttaattaattaatttaagagataatcttcttttccacgtggcgtgccctgattggagacgaaaatctATGCTCCCACAACTCCTACAGAACAAAGGTGAAGTGTTTGTTTCTGAACGGAGGAAGTGGAAAGCATTTTTCGATAGACTGGTTTTCGAGGCTTCTTGGGGCACCACACTATCTTTACAAAACCCCACCTCTGCATCTAGATTGCACATCATCCCAACCCGGATTTGAGTGGCTGTCGGTGCATGCGACTGACTGTCACTTGCTTCAGACTCAACACGACGTCTCTTAGTTTTAccattttcttcaacttttccTTCCCTATAGATTGACAAGACATTAAATTTCTCAGCATCTTGAGCATACACTAGACAGATCCCACACTGTTTCACTTTCAAGTCAGAAGCGTAAACTGGAGTGCCAAAGATAATCCCTCGGGAAGAAGTCAAAAGAGGCCTTAGTGGAGACATTGTAAAGAGGCCTCAATGATCTCAACCTTAATGAACATTCGGCTGTATGTTGTTAACTACAATGTTTTACTTTTGGTTGTCACTAACAACTATTCTGCTCTTTTTATAGTTTGTTGGCGGACTGGGTCTTTCATGGCAGCTGTGTCTTTTGGCATTCGggttcttctttatttctaCTCTCACTACTTCTTTGCTGGTGGAGCTACCCATATTGGTGCAATGTTTACAGCATTCTTGACTCTTTAATTACTATTAGGGAATGACTATTCCTTTTCCATTTTGGTCTACTCGACTGTCAAGAACATGATCTGCTTCCTCCCATACTTGTTCTACTCCCTTCAGATCTACTTGATTTACACGAACGAATTGCGCTTGCTTGCTTTTCTTCAGCCCTTGAGCTGAGCATTTCCTGGCCATCGCTTGATTCCTGTTGACCTGGCCGACAACGCCCCCAGGGATTTGGTAGTGGATTTTATGGTGCTTGGAGGAAGTGATGGCGTTGATCTTACCAATCTATGGTATGCTAAGGATGTCATTGTAAGGAAAGACTTCATCGATGATCATGAACATCTGAATGTTGATTATTGATGGGGAGTAGACATCGAGATCTACAGTACCCACAGTGATCATGGTTGCTTTGTTGAAGCCGGTCAGTGACCTGGCTGATTTGTTGATCTGGACCTCCATACCCATCTGTTGGACCATTAAAAGTTATAGGATATTGGCTGCGATGCCCTCATCTACATGAATTCGTTTGATCATGGCTTGCCCGATTTGGATGCTTATGACGAGGGCATCATTGTGTGGTAGATCAAGCTCAACCAAATCTTTCTTCTGGAATCTGATCACGAGATTGTATTCAATTGCTGTGTAGTTGGTTAAGACTTGGGAAATAACAGTGGCTTGTTTAATCtccctcttcttttccttgctgTTTAGCTCAGATTCCTTAGAGTTAGCTAAGATCgtgttaatccttatgaccttATGTGGAGGCTCTTTAGCGGCATCGTGATCTTCGATATGCTAGATGGCCTTCATCGCCAGGAATTCCGTGCAGTGGCCTTCTCTTACAAGTTCTTCAAGGTGCATCTTCCAAGATAGGTAGTTGGCTGTGTCATGCCCATGTGTTCCATGGAAGGCGTAGTACTTGTTGGTACTCCTCTTGTCAGGATTTCCCTTCAAAGGTGGTGGTCTCCTAAGCCAGGGCTTGTCTTTCACTTGGGCCAAGATTTGATGTATCAGGATAGTGAACTTCGTATAGCCGTTATTTGTTGGTGCGTACCTTAGGATGATGCCTTACGCTTTCCTCCATAGTTCCTACTGCTCGACTTATCACCTCTCTGACCTGCCTCATTGGGTGATTGGTCAGCTTGCTTAGCAGAGTTCTTTGCTGCGATTCGATTGTTGTCCTAGAGCGTGTAGCGTTCCACGGTCGCAAGGCCTCTACCAGAATCGAGCTATGAGATATAGTCAATTCGCAATATAGGTCTATGCTCAGCTGGTAGACCATTCTTAAAGGCAAAGGATGCGATTCGGTCATCGCATCCCACAATGTTGGCTTTCTCTTCCTTGAACTTGTTGATGTAATCTCAGAGGGACTCGTCATGCTTCTCGCACAGGTTGAATAGATGGTCGGCTTGTTTCTTGATCGGTCGGTAGAAAGTGTTCTCCTTGGTGAAGACGAAAGCCAACTCCTTGAAGCTGTTGATCAACCAAGATGGCAAGGTATGGAACAAATTTTACGACATGCCATCGACCTGCATGGTACTTCTCGAACTACATGCTTACAGATCGACC of Prunus dulcis chromosome 4, ALMONDv2, whole genome shotgun sequence contains these proteins:
- the LOC117623856 gene encoding protein SRG1-like; this translates as MAESASTIAKPKIQLGSKTVQELLLLAKGEQQVPENYIHKVGAPDASSVQLKDIPVIDLDLLLTPSSTTQQLENFRTALTTWGCFQVINHGMTPEFLDEVREMTKQFFALPLEEKQKYLREVNDIQGYGNDKVISQQQTLDWTDRLYLSVYPQEARKLKLWPQNPQSLRGTLEQYSRKLQVVTKTVLVAMARSLNLDDNCFWEQYGEKGKMDVRFNLYPPCSRPDVVLGLKPHADGTIITLLLQDKQVEGLQFLKDDQWFRAPIVPEALLINVGDLAEILSNGIFKSPVHRVLTNPDKERISLAAFCLPELDKETEPFESLVNESTPKLYKKVKNYDRIFFDYYQQGRRPIEASKI